Proteins encoded together in one Ferroglobus placidus DSM 10642 window:
- a CDS encoding long-chain-fatty-acid--CoA ligase codes for MLGVEGKLITEISEEEINRIWLKHYDKGVRPNLEYPEIPLYDFLDNSAEKFPDKVALDFIGKEITYRQLKEASERIAGYLKSIGVKKGDKIILDLPNTPHYVIAYFGVLKAGGTVVQCNPLYTEREVRHIAENSEAKIAFCIENAYPKLRKLKEEGVLEKIVVCRVEDYLKFPLNILYKFKKEKVELKGDFDFWKDAIRSEPIDRAVKVDPKEDVAVFQYTGGTTGLPKAAMLTHFNLVANVYQVKEWLPDLSEKDVFAGALPYFHVYGMTTSMNTPIALGAKIVLIPDPRDIKRILDSIEKHRITIFCGVPTLFNAINNYPGVEKWDLSSIRACISGAAPLPIEVKREFERITGGKLVEGYGLSETSPVAIVNPVYGLNKEGSIGIPVSDTYAVVIDDEGRILPVGEVGELAIKGPQVMKGYYKMEEETAKALVNGWLLTGDMAKMDEDGYFYIVDRKKDVIIAGGYNIYPREVEEVLYEHPAVLEAAVVGVPDKYRGETVKAFVVLKPEYRGKVTEKEIEQFCRERLAAYKVPKIIEFRDELPKSAVGKILRRVLREESTKGSS; via the coding sequence ATGCTTGGAGTTGAAGGAAAACTGATAACGGAAATTAGCGAGGAGGAAATAAATCGAATCTGGTTAAAGCACTACGATAAAGGCGTCAGACCGAACCTTGAGTATCCGGAAATTCCGCTTTACGATTTTCTCGACAACTCAGCCGAAAAATTCCCGGATAAGGTTGCGTTGGACTTCATAGGTAAGGAAATAACTTATCGGCAGTTAAAAGAAGCTTCGGAAAGAATTGCTGGATATCTGAAAAGCATTGGTGTAAAGAAGGGAGATAAAATTATTCTCGACTTGCCGAACACCCCTCATTACGTCATAGCTTATTTCGGCGTGCTGAAAGCTGGTGGTACTGTTGTCCAGTGCAATCCCCTTTACACCGAGAGAGAAGTTAGGCACATAGCCGAAAACAGCGAGGCAAAAATCGCATTTTGCATAGAGAATGCGTATCCAAAACTGAGAAAGCTGAAAGAGGAGGGGGTTCTCGAGAAGATAGTCGTTTGCAGAGTGGAAGATTATCTAAAGTTTCCTCTGAACATTCTTTACAAGTTTAAAAAAGAAAAGGTCGAGCTAAAGGGAGACTTCGATTTTTGGAAAGACGCTATAAGGAGCGAACCTATCGATAGAGCTGTAAAAGTAGATCCGAAGGAAGATGTAGCGGTTTTTCAGTACACCGGCGGAACCACCGGCTTACCTAAAGCGGCGATGCTAACGCACTTTAACCTCGTCGCCAACGTTTACCAAGTTAAAGAGTGGCTGCCGGATCTGAGTGAAAAAGACGTATTTGCCGGAGCGCTTCCTTACTTCCACGTTTACGGAATGACCACAAGCATGAACACGCCTATTGCTCTGGGAGCAAAGATAGTTTTAATTCCGGATCCAAGAGACATTAAGAGAATACTCGATTCAATAGAGAAGCACAGGATAACGATATTCTGCGGAGTCCCTACGCTTTTCAACGCTATAAACAACTATCCGGGAGTCGAAAAGTGGGATCTCTCAAGCATAAGAGCTTGCATAAGCGGTGCCGCTCCGCTTCCCATCGAGGTCAAAAGAGAGTTCGAAAGAATCACCGGAGGAAAGCTTGTTGAAGGCTACGGCTTAAGCGAAACTTCTCCGGTCGCGATAGTAAACCCCGTTTACGGATTAAACAAAGAAGGTAGCATAGGTATTCCCGTTTCCGACACCTACGCCGTTGTAATAGACGATGAAGGAAGGATTTTGCCAGTCGGAGAGGTAGGAGAGCTTGCGATAAAAGGTCCTCAGGTGATGAAGGGATACTACAAAATGGAGGAGGAGACAGCTAAAGCCCTCGTGAATGGGTGGTTGCTAACCGGGGACATGGCGAAGATGGACGAAGACGGCTACTTCTACATAGTGGACAGGAAGAAGGACGTAATAATTGCCGGAGGGTACAACATCTATCCGAGGGAGGTTGAGGAAGTTCTCTACGAACACCCGGCAGTTCTGGAGGCTGCTGTCGTTGGCGTTCCGGACAAGTACAGGGGAGAAACTGTAAAAGCGTTCGTAGTTCTTAAACCCGAGTACAGAGGAAAGGTTACGGAGAAAGAGATAGAGCAGTTCTGCAGGGAGAGACTTGCAGCTTACAAAGTTCCGAAAATAATCGAATTCCGAGACGAGCTTCCGAAGAGTGCCGTGGGGAAGATACTGAGGAGGGTGCTAAGAGAAGAAAGTACCAAGGGCTCTTCTTGA
- the trxA gene encoding thioredoxin, giving the protein MDELEKIRKKKLMELMKKMSGEGGYQGKQAEKYPDKPIEVNSSNFDEILKKYENVVVDFWAEWCMPCRMIAPIIEQLAKEYAGKVVFAKLNTDENPQIAARYGITGIPTLIFFKNGKPVDKIIGAYPKGEIERWIKRNL; this is encoded by the coding sequence ATGGACGAGTTGGAAAAAATTAGGAAAAAGAAGCTAATGGAGTTGATGAAAAAAATGTCGGGAGAAGGAGGTTATCAGGGTAAACAAGCAGAGAAGTATCCGGATAAGCCGATAGAAGTGAACTCGAGCAATTTCGACGAAATTCTTAAAAAGTACGAGAACGTCGTCGTCGACTTCTGGGCTGAGTGGTGCATGCCTTGCAGAATGATAGCTCCGATAATAGAGCAGCTCGCAAAGGAGTATGCTGGCAAAGTTGTTTTCGCTAAACTCAACACCGACGAAAATCCTCAAATAGCTGCGAGGTACGGAATAACCGGAATACCAACGCTGATCTTCTTTAAGAACGGAAAACCGGTGGATAAGATAATCGGAGCGTATCCGAAGGGAGAAATAGAGAGGTGGATCAAAAGAAACCTCTAA
- a CDS encoding tRNA (guanine-N1-)-methyltransferase: MRLKDLLVEELRKRGINCISFKTAKAFKYDPFQFAALMIANGKMNVCEGEGKYKFDLEGNEVDECKFVLDKCEGIIDRELLLKKAEDFPYIAIDCRYHYLHSEKEFKSLVIQIKETLNVVREYMWDERLVIAGLKTDTNATHVDKLEDFLRDKKKIILLDPNAEDVFKGEKAEVYIIGGIVDKSGNKKGLTSKLGEELRRAGIKFESKKILLRGNVIGVPDRLNHIAEIVLKVVLDGKSVEEAIREVQPRKVAKWRLRIELPKFVEKIEMGGKKFRIVRKGVINKFDWLNVTEEDFYEVASEQGVIVVNDHFRVSDNS, from the coding sequence GTGAGACTCAAGGATTTGCTCGTCGAGGAGCTGAGAAAGAGAGGGATTAATTGCATCTCTTTTAAAACTGCCAAGGCTTTCAAGTACGATCCGTTTCAATTCGCCGCTTTGATGATTGCTAACGGGAAAATGAACGTATGCGAAGGAGAAGGGAAATACAAGTTCGACCTCGAAGGAAACGAAGTCGATGAGTGCAAGTTCGTTCTCGACAAATGCGAAGGAATAATTGATAGAGAGCTCTTGCTGAAAAAAGCCGAGGATTTTCCTTACATAGCGATAGACTGCAGGTATCATTATTTACACAGCGAAAAGGAGTTCAAGAGCCTCGTGATTCAGATTAAAGAGACGCTCAACGTTGTTAGAGAGTACATGTGGGATGAAAGGCTCGTTATAGCCGGTTTGAAAACCGACACAAACGCTACGCACGTGGATAAGCTTGAAGATTTTTTGAGGGATAAGAAGAAAATAATTCTTCTCGATCCGAACGCTGAAGACGTTTTTAAAGGAGAGAAAGCGGAGGTTTACATTATAGGCGGGATTGTTGACAAGTCGGGGAATAAAAAAGGGTTAACCTCCAAACTTGGGGAAGAATTGAGAAGAGCTGGTATAAAATTCGAATCTAAAAAGATTCTTTTGAGAGGAAACGTCATAGGCGTTCCCGACAGGTTGAACCACATAGCGGAGATTGTTTTGAAGGTTGTTCTCGACGGAAAGAGCGTTGAAGAGGCTATTAGGGAAGTTCAGCCGAGAAAGGTGGCTAAGTGGAGGCTAAGAATAGAGCTTCCGAAGTTCGTGGAGAAGATCGAGATGGGGGGGAAGAAATTCAGAATAGTTAGAAAGGGAGTAATCAACAAGTTTGATTGGTTGAACGTAACTGAGGAAGACTTCTACGAAGTTGCCAGCGAACAAGGGGTTATTGTTGTGAACGATCATTTCCGCGTAAGCGATAATAGTTAA
- a CDS encoding dihydropteroate synthase-like protein, with protein MNVKLSDHGMIYLLQAKIKLMKVLVVTGKLAESLVRKVVDCDVLVVDIDIAAFITPSHLRNYDLSDYDLVLVPGLTAGNDWKKLEEEKGVKIRLGPIHAYDLKYVIERVEEIEFSHEIPACRLIESIKAEEVKKAVDEIDDFVFEVNGVKIGGNARMKVVAEVVDATRLSREELTRKIEHYLESGADIIDLGIPLEFEAEEVKRAVKVAKDLCDVVSVDTFSTRAIKAGIEAGADMVMSLALENLKALEFIRDEVVVVVDRNVGRLKKLVELVRTKTEKVVADPILDFPGIVESILRYKKYRELDSATPLLFGAGNVTELIDADSVGVNALLAQIAEEVGASLIFTTEASDKTAGAVKEMKTATYMTKGAKLRKTPPKDLGFSLLVLKEKRRLPEGEFPEDFLKAEENKKFIRDPLGDFRIWISKGKIVCSHEKLTVVGENAKEIVDTVLRENLVSRLDHAAYLGRELKKAEIALQLGKNYVQDEELNFGIYSNSLKYRK; from the coding sequence GTGAACGTGAAGCTCAGCGATCACGGAATGATTTATCTTCTCCAAGCAAAAATAAAGCTTATGAAAGTTCTCGTCGTAACCGGCAAACTTGCGGAGAGCTTGGTTAGGAAAGTCGTCGACTGCGATGTTCTCGTTGTGGATATCGATATCGCAGCCTTCATAACTCCGTCTCACCTCAGAAATTACGATCTGAGCGATTACGATCTCGTGCTGGTTCCGGGATTAACAGCCGGAAACGACTGGAAGAAACTGGAAGAGGAAAAGGGAGTCAAGATTCGATTGGGTCCGATTCACGCCTACGATTTGAAGTACGTGATTGAGAGAGTGGAAGAGATAGAATTCTCCCACGAAATTCCCGCATGTAGACTTATAGAGAGTATAAAGGCTGAAGAAGTAAAGAAGGCTGTTGACGAAATAGATGATTTCGTCTTTGAGGTGAACGGGGTAAAAATAGGAGGAAACGCGAGAATGAAGGTTGTCGCTGAAGTAGTTGACGCTACGAGGCTTAGTAGAGAAGAACTCACGAGAAAAATCGAGCACTACTTGGAAAGCGGAGCAGATATAATCGACCTCGGAATTCCCCTCGAGTTCGAGGCGGAGGAGGTTAAGAGAGCTGTTAAAGTAGCGAAAGATCTATGCGACGTCGTCAGCGTTGACACATTTAGCACAAGAGCCATAAAAGCCGGAATCGAGGCTGGAGCTGACATGGTTATGAGCTTAGCTTTAGAAAATCTCAAAGCTCTCGAATTTATAAGGGATGAGGTTGTAGTCGTCGTCGATAGAAACGTCGGAAGGCTGAAAAAGCTCGTGGAATTGGTAAGGACGAAAACAGAGAAAGTCGTGGCGGATCCGATTCTCGATTTTCCGGGAATCGTTGAGTCAATTCTCAGATACAAAAAATACAGAGAGCTCGACTCAGCAACACCCCTCCTCTTCGGAGCTGGAAACGTTACCGAGCTAATAGATGCTGACAGCGTCGGAGTAAATGCTCTTCTCGCTCAGATTGCCGAGGAAGTTGGAGCTTCCTTGATCTTCACTACAGAAGCGAGCGACAAAACAGCGGGAGCCGTGAAAGAGATGAAGACCGCTACTTACATGACGAAGGGAGCTAAACTCAGAAAGACACCTCCGAAAGATCTTGGATTTAGCTTGCTCGTGCTTAAAGAAAAGAGAAGACTTCCCGAGGGAGAATTTCCAGAAGATTTCTTAAAAGCTGAGGAGAACAAGAAATTCATTAGAGATCCCCTCGGAGACTTTAGGATATGGATTTCGAAGGGAAAAATAGTTTGCTCCCACGAAAAGCTTACCGTTGTAGGAGAGAATGCTAAAGAAATCGTAGATACAGTTTTAAGAGAGAACCTCGTTAGCAGGCTTGACCATGCGGCATATCTTGGCAGAGAGCTGAAAAAAGCGGAAATAGCTTTGCAATTAGGCAAAAATTACGTACAAGATGAGGAACTGAACTTCGGAATTTACTCCAATTCATTAAAATATCGAAAGTAA
- a CDS encoding PHP domain-containing protein: MIAELHVHSNHSDGRDSVKKLLDRALEIGIEVISITDHDTVNGSLEAIEIVEEEHLPLKVIPGFEASTTEGHLLVYGVRNDFDKGIPFEEAVEKVRKHGGVCYVAHPFQIERKGAWRIGALRKADGIEGFNSKYIIGFFNFLSLTIAKKLNKPVIAGSDAHSAKALGYGITILRGEPLKALKNGDVSISGKRMPLKVWLSDSLGLF; this comes from the coding sequence GTGATCGCTGAGCTTCACGTTCACTCCAACCACAGCGATGGAAGGGACAGCGTGAAGAAGCTGCTGGATAGAGCTTTGGAGATCGGAATAGAGGTAATTTCGATAACTGACCACGACACTGTAAATGGGAGCTTAGAAGCTATCGAAATCGTGGAGGAGGAGCACTTACCTTTAAAAGTAATCCCCGGTTTCGAAGCTTCGACAACCGAGGGACATTTGCTCGTTTACGGTGTGAGGAATGATTTCGACAAAGGCATCCCCTTCGAAGAGGCAGTGGAAAAGGTGAGAAAGCACGGAGGGGTTTGCTACGTTGCTCATCCCTTTCAGATAGAGAGAAAAGGAGCTTGGAGGATTGGAGCTCTTCGAAAAGCTGACGGAATTGAGGGCTTCAACTCTAAATATATCATAGGTTTTTTCAATTTTCTAAGCCTGACGATCGCTAAAAAATTGAACAAGCCCGTTATAGCTGGAAGCGACGCTCATAGCGCCAAAGCCTTGGGTTACGGAATAACGATTTTGAGGGGGGAGCCATTAAAAGCTTTGAAAAACGGAGATGTGAGCATTTCCGGGAAAAGAATGCCGTTGAAGGTTTGGCTTTCCGACTCACTTGGACTTTTTTAG
- a CDS encoding DUF7490 domain-containing protein gives MKDADFAVLGVNDSRVVVLARFYVEALKDYEVLAHVKAVQYESNILADEFWKEAKIEGGKTALVEGNLTLPKDYNYLVKLELWRNGSLLKIWSKPLSFSPTKRIPKNETEKEVKFEITEFVRTPVPTQIRYEKKATPGFELLALLISGGVALWRRRSS, from the coding sequence TTGAAGGATGCCGATTTTGCGGTTCTTGGAGTTAATGATAGCAGAGTAGTCGTTCTTGCAAGATTTTACGTGGAAGCTCTGAAAGATTACGAGGTTCTGGCTCACGTAAAAGCTGTTCAGTACGAATCAAACATTCTCGCAGACGAATTCTGGAAAGAAGCTAAAATAGAAGGTGGTAAGACAGCTCTCGTTGAAGGAAATCTCACACTCCCGAAAGATTACAACTACCTCGTAAAACTTGAACTCTGGAGAAACGGCTCTTTGCTAAAAATCTGGAGTAAACCTTTGAGCTTTTCTCCAACGAAGAGAATTCCTAAGAATGAAACGGAAAAGGAAGTGAAGTTCGAGATTACTGAATTCGTAAGAACTCCCGTGCCGACTCAAATTCGATACGAGAAGAAAGCAACTCCTGGCTTCGAATTGTTAGCACTTTTAATATCTGGAGGTGTTGCGCTGTGGAGAAGAAGGTCGAGTTAG
- a CDS encoding RNA 2'-phosphotransferase: protein MLGYCENCGYFEGRCACGKGKILLTQEKREAISKFLSGILRHFPDSFGIRLDKNGFADLDEVIRILRERYGVGKREVEAIVLFDKKGRFEIKDGKIRARYGHSVKVDYRWSEEGKIPEKLYHGTKPENVKSILKLGLLPMKRNEVHLSESIDDAIEVGKRYCKNPVVLEIDAKKMLEDGFEIRKKGRVYTTDYVPSKYIKVVEWRGK from the coding sequence GTGCTCGGGTACTGCGAAAACTGCGGGTATTTCGAAGGAAGATGCGCATGCGGTAAAGGAAAAATTCTGCTCACTCAGGAGAAGAGAGAAGCGATCAGCAAGTTTTTAAGCGGAATTCTCAGGCACTTTCCGGATTCGTTCGGCATCAGGCTCGATAAAAACGGTTTTGCCGATTTAGATGAAGTGATCAGAATCCTGAGGGAGAGGTACGGCGTTGGAAAGCGGGAAGTTGAAGCGATAGTTCTATTCGACAAAAAGGGAAGGTTTGAAATTAAGGACGGAAAGATAAGAGCTCGCTATGGACACAGCGTCAAGGTTGATTACAGATGGAGCGAAGAGGGGAAAATTCCAGAGAAGCTTTACCACGGAACGAAGCCCGAAAACGTAAAGAGCATTTTAAAGCTCGGTTTGCTTCCGATGAAGAGGAACGAGGTGCATTTGTCCGAAAGTATTGATGACGCGATAGAGGTTGGAAAGAGATACTGCAAAAATCCCGTCGTTCTTGAGATAGATGCGAAGAAGATGCTTGAGGACGGCTTCGAAATTAGAAAAAAAGGAAGAGTTTACACTACCGATTACGTCCCGAGCAAGTATATAAAGGTGGTGGAATGGAGAGGGAAATAA
- a CDS encoding thiamine-phosphate kinase: MEREIIDIAKRIFKFEEEDAGFFKFGDAYIVIANDMLSRSFDFPSKLLPKQIGWKAVTASVSDLAAMGAKPIYFSYSLGLSREEISFVEDLMKGIREALDFYGMKFLSGDTNESTELVLDSVAVGIARNLLLRSNAKVGDAVCVTGDLGRAYCSLLYLLEKVEEIEEKILEKFLKPVARVDEGLKLANIANSAIDVSDGLSKELNLLANSSGVMIKVFEDRIPIREEVLEFCTSNNLNPIEVALNSGEEYELLFTVSKDKLEDLDFEFSIIGEVSKGEGVFLVGKEKKPLLPAGWEHFSSK; encoded by the coding sequence ATGGAGAGGGAAATAATCGATATTGCGAAGAGGATTTTCAAATTTGAGGAAGAAGACGCTGGCTTCTTTAAGTTTGGAGACGCTTATATTGTTATAGCGAACGACATGCTTTCGAGATCTTTCGACTTTCCCTCAAAGCTTTTACCAAAACAAATCGGCTGGAAAGCCGTGACAGCAAGCGTAAGCGACCTGGCTGCTATGGGAGCGAAGCCCATTTATTTCTCCTACTCACTCGGTTTAAGTAGAGAGGAGATTTCGTTCGTCGAGGATCTCATGAAGGGAATAAGAGAGGCTCTTGATTTCTACGGCATGAAATTTTTGTCCGGAGACACAAACGAATCTACTGAATTGGTTCTGGACAGCGTAGCCGTTGGTATTGCAAGAAACCTTCTTCTAAGAAGCAACGCTAAAGTAGGAGATGCAGTATGCGTTACGGGAGACCTCGGGAGGGCTTACTGCTCTCTACTATACTTGCTGGAAAAAGTGGAGGAAATTGAAGAGAAAATTCTCGAAAAGTTTTTAAAGCCGGTAGCGAGGGTTGACGAAGGATTAAAGCTCGCAAATATTGCGAATTCAGCCATAGACGTTAGCGACGGTTTGTCAAAGGAGTTGAATCTGCTCGCAAACTCAAGCGGAGTGATGATAAAGGTTTTCGAAGATAGAATTCCCATAAGAGAGGAGGTTCTGGAGTTTTGCACTTCTAACAACTTAAATCCGATAGAGGTTGCGTTGAATTCCGGAGAGGAATACGAACTTCTCTTCACGGTAAGCAAGGACAAGCTTGAAGATCTGGATTTCGAGTTCAGCATCATTGGGGAAGTTTCTAAGGGAGAAGGAGTCTTCCTCGTTGGAAAAGAGAAAAAACCATTACTTCCTGCAGGATGGGAGCACTTCTCAAGCAAATAG
- a CDS encoding 2-amino-3,7-dideoxy-D-threo-hept-6-ulosonate synthase translates to MVGKRRRLKKIFRNDLSLVVPMDHGITKPEAGLEKIDFLLERLDGLADAFVLHKGVVKHSKYVEEMESALIVHLSASTSLSPDPNAKTIVTSVKKAVELGADAVSVHINVGSETEERQLKEVGMVAEEADEYGVPLLVMSYPRGRGVDEKKVENVMHAARVAYELGADIIKTNYTGSAESFSKVVEIVDVPVLIAGGNKKSFESFLMDVRNAIRAGAKGVAAGRNVFQAEDPRGVVMAIKSAFKEALIGVGDEGALAAKQR, encoded by the coding sequence ATGGTGGGGAAGAGGAGAAGGCTGAAAAAGATATTCAGAAACGATTTGAGCTTAGTGGTGCCAATGGATCACGGAATAACGAAACCAGAGGCTGGACTGGAGAAAATAGATTTCCTGCTCGAAAGGCTCGACGGCTTGGCAGACGCTTTCGTTTTGCACAAGGGAGTTGTGAAGCATTCGAAGTACGTTGAGGAGATGGAATCTGCTTTGATAGTTCACCTCTCAGCTTCTACATCACTCTCTCCAGATCCGAACGCGAAAACAATAGTAACGAGCGTAAAGAAGGCTGTAGAACTTGGGGCTGATGCTGTGAGTGTTCACATAAACGTCGGAAGCGAAACGGAAGAAAGGCAGCTTAAAGAGGTTGGGATGGTCGCCGAAGAGGCTGACGAATACGGAGTTCCTTTGCTCGTCATGAGCTACCCGAGGGGGAGAGGAGTGGATGAGAAGAAAGTCGAGAACGTCATGCACGCCGCAAGAGTAGCTTACGAGCTCGGGGCTGATATAATAAAGACGAACTACACCGGAAGCGCTGAGAGCTTCTCCAAAGTCGTTGAAATCGTGGATGTTCCTGTTTTAATAGCTGGAGGGAACAAAAAGAGCTTTGAAAGTTTCTTGATGGACGTAAGAAATGCGATAAGAGCCGGAGCTAAAGGAGTTGCCGCTGGAAGAAACGTCTTTCAGGCGGAAGATCCGAGAGGGGTTGTTATGGCTATTAAGTCGGCTTTCAAAGAGGCATTGATAGGTGTGGGAGATGAAGGAGCTTTGGCTGCTAAACAAAGGTGA
- a CDS encoding 3-dehydroquinate synthase II, with the protein MKELWLLNKGEKWEEVKESVKDAIELGFTGVIVREEFKELAEKLGRIEVSSEDIFEVKGKKDEEEALRIAEEKGRVFLDFENWKIIPLENIVAMRKKGKVVVLVKSPEEAKTVLHTLEKGADGIIVEAYDREKLAEFANIMREGEKLKLVEAEIKKIVPLGVGDRVCVDTITLMSKGEGMLVGNKAEFMFLVASESEESEYVSARPFRVNAGSVNAYIKVGEKTKYLSELKAGDKVEIVRFDGNTRESYVGRVKIEKRPMILIEAEANGLRGSVILQNAETIKLVGKDGEHLSVSELKEGDKVLVWIGEKARHFGVAVEEFIVER; encoded by the coding sequence ATGAAGGAGCTTTGGCTGCTAAACAAAGGTGAAAAGTGGGAGGAAGTCAAAGAGAGCGTGAAAGATGCCATAGAACTCGGCTTTACCGGAGTTATCGTTAGAGAGGAATTTAAAGAACTTGCCGAAAAACTCGGAAGGATTGAGGTTTCGTCGGAAGACATTTTTGAGGTAAAAGGAAAGAAGGACGAAGAAGAAGCTTTAAGAATTGCGGAAGAAAAAGGCAGGGTTTTTCTCGATTTCGAAAACTGGAAGATAATTCCGCTAGAAAACATCGTGGCTATGAGGAAAAAAGGGAAAGTCGTAGTTCTCGTGAAATCTCCGGAAGAGGCGAAGACAGTCCTGCATACTCTCGAAAAGGGTGCTGATGGAATAATCGTCGAAGCTTACGATAGAGAGAAGCTCGCCGAATTTGCAAACATTATGAGAGAGGGAGAGAAACTGAAACTCGTGGAGGCTGAAATTAAAAAGATCGTCCCACTCGGAGTTGGAGACAGAGTTTGCGTAGACACGATTACTTTGATGAGCAAAGGTGAGGGGATGCTCGTAGGAAATAAAGCCGAGTTTATGTTTCTCGTGGCAAGCGAGAGTGAGGAAAGCGAATACGTTTCCGCAAGACCCTTCAGAGTTAACGCCGGAAGCGTGAACGCCTACATTAAAGTCGGCGAGAAGACCAAGTACCTCTCGGAGCTTAAAGCTGGGGACAAAGTGGAGATAGTCAGATTCGACGGGAATACGAGGGAAAGTTACGTCGGAAGGGTGAAGATAGAGAAGAGACCGATGATACTTATAGAGGCTGAAGCTAACGGCTTGAGGGGAAGCGTCATACTTCAGAACGCGGAAACGATAAAGCTTGTAGGGAAGGACGGAGAGCACTTGAGCGTTTCCGAGTTAAAGGAGGGAGACAAGGTTTTGGTGTGGATAGGCGAGAAAGCGAGACATTTTGGCGTTGCGGTGGAGGAGTTCATAGTTGAAAGGTAA
- the aroD gene encoding type I 3-dehydroquinate dehydratase yields the protein MKGKVIATVKNFAEVSKVLRVADGVEFRIDLFRKPPEPKSVRIEKISIVTIRKPEDGGKYSGDEEERLKLLEKYSKFCDYVDLEYYLADEVFEKMSCKVIESYHNFSETPDYEFLKGIVENRRGDIVKIATLGKSKRDVEKIVKLLCDYENVVAFLMGEEFAFTRIFSLFLGSPFIYCGVGESVAPGQYDVFKAVKILKGLGYR from the coding sequence TTGAAAGGTAAGGTGATTGCAACCGTAAAGAATTTCGCTGAGGTTTCAAAAGTTTTGAGAGTTGCAGACGGAGTTGAATTTCGCATCGACCTCTTCAGAAAACCTCCAGAGCCGAAGAGCGTTAGGATTGAAAAGATAAGCATAGTGACGATAAGAAAACCAGAAGACGGAGGAAAGTATTCTGGCGACGAAGAGGAGAGGTTGAAATTGCTCGAAAAATACAGTAAGTTCTGCGATTACGTCGATCTGGAATACTATCTGGCTGACGAGGTTTTCGAGAAAATGAGCTGCAAGGTAATCGAATCCTACCACAACTTCAGCGAAACACCCGATTACGAGTTTTTAAAAGGAATAGTCGAGAACAGAAGGGGAGACATCGTAAAGATAGCCACCCTCGGAAAAAGTAAGAGGGACGTGGAGAAAATTGTGAAATTGCTCTGCGATTACGAAAACGTTGTGGCATTTTTAATGGGCGAAGAGTTCGCTTTCACGAGAATTTTCTCTCTTTTCCTCGGCTCACCTTTCATCTACTGCGGAGTTGGAGAAAGCGTTGCCCCCGGGCAGTACGACGTTTTCAAAGCTGTAAAAATACTTAAGGGGCTGGGATACAGATGA